From one Solanum lycopersicum chromosome 12, SLM_r2.1 genomic stretch:
- the LOC101257834 gene encoding probable RNA-dependent RNA polymerase 5 isoform X3, whose amino-acid sequence MHYFWSIRYALLKSPNNTTCPRIPSPPLSPVTTSFQKCHYDPSPSKFRDRASTRGISEQLLALNKLEFRKFFLILNYIGRRKVEDVITLHDVGDILDMIYQPMSHFESYIWNKYGHLCEHNKRVQYLDWDSGRTHLYHCHVHSDRSYTFKGPYLKAERTHLQHSLGDENVLIVKFEQNTPGCPEEIVQNGILVGLRRYRFFVYKDDGKKRRLKDKEEKIDSVKCYFVRMESLNPYENETYILHDKMVHEARCNFMHVHMVSSMAKYMARFSLILSTTVKLQVDLNSVNIDRIEDIYCHDKSGRIIYDEDGKPLIHTDGTGYISEDLARKCPQDFFNVKHKCANLVRYANGVKLGENSSELGEAEFQSGEPPLLMQCRLFYNGLAVKGTLLVNRKLPQRTIQIRPSMIKVEADPRLSRAHMFNSLEINTPSLKPRNTYLSRTLIALLTYGGVPVEYFYDILNNTLEETQRLYSDEVTALKVAVNHRDRDDASTATSMIMAGVPLTEPYLWCCLSSLAKEERNGLKGGRLPIADTFYLMGTADPTDTLNRHEVCVILEHGQIFGEVLIYRNPGLHFGDIHRLLAVPVKNLGDIVGNAKYGIFFSTKGPRSAATEIANGDFDGDKYWISQNPQLLKYFTASRPWSRIHSTPKALHREPNNFSAEEREHELFQTFLETRMPNYSMADASANWYALMDRLLILGKNNTIENEETKSVKEKLFELIDLYYDAIDAPKSGNKVYIPKRLKVDKFPHFLQKKESYHSTSVLGEIYDRVEKFKAEEPVAVEIKKLPAFEVGIPETCLRLWEERYRKYRFEMKEALNTSSESKNDLADQVIKKYKQLLYEAPDMEESIRSTTDIYNDALAIYRVTYDYAKAIGDVRKCGFAWKVAGTALCRLHAELHAKEHNQKVMAMSPSILHNLLNLRIHQRSV is encoded by the exons atgcactacttttggagTATTCGATACGCACTTTTGAAGAGTCCGAACAACACAACAT GTCCACGAATACCATCACCTCCACTGAGTCCAGTGACAACTAGctttcaaaaatgtcattacGATCCTAGTCCATCTAAATTCAGAGACAGGGCCAGCACACGAGGAATAAGTGAACAGTTGCTGGCACTCAATAAGCTTGAATTCAGGAAATTCTTTTTGATTCTAAACTACATTGGGAG GAGGAAGGTGGAAGATGTAATTACGCTTCATGATGTTGGTGACATTTTGGATATGATATATCAACCTATGTCTCATTTTGAGTCATATATTTGGAATAAATATGGTCATCTTTGTGAACATAATAAACGGGTGCAG TATCTTGATTGGGATTCAGGAAGGACGCATCTTTATCATTGTCATGTCCATTCGGATCGAAGCTATACTTTTAAG GGTCCTTACCTGAAAGCAGAAAGAACCCATCTGCAACATTCATTAGGAGATGAGAATGTATTGATTGTCAAGTTTGAGCAAAACACCCCAGGGTGTCCAGAAGAGATTGTTCAGAATGGAATTCTTGTTGGTTTGAGGCGCTATCGCTTTTTTG TTTATAAGGATGACGGGAAGAAGAGAAGGTTAAAGGACAAAGAGGAAAAGATCGATTCTGTCAAATGCTACTTTGTTCGAATGGAATCTCTTAATCCTTATGAAAATGAAACTTACATTTTGCATGACAAGATGGTTCATGAAGCAAGGTGCAATTTCATGCATGTACACATGGTCTCTAGCATGGCTAAATACATGGCCAG GTTCTCCCTAATTTTATCCACGACAGTAAAGCTTCAAGTTGATCTGAATTCAGTGAATATTGACAGAATTGAAGATATATATTGTCAT GATAAGAGTGGACGAATTATCTATGATGAAGATGGGAAACCACTTATACACACAGATGGGACTGGATATATTTCAGAAGACTTGGCAAGAAAGTGTCCGCAAGATTTTTTCAATGTGAAGCATAAGTGTGCCAACTTAGTG AGATATGCCAATGGTGTCAAACTTGGGGAGAATTCATCTGAGTTGGGAGAGGCAGAATTTCAGAGTGGGGAACCG CCTCTGTTGATGCAGTGCCGTCTATTCTACAATGGTCTTGCTGTAAAGGGAACCCTTCTAGTCAATAGAAAG CTGCCACAGCGCACAATTCAGATTAGGCCCTCAATGATCAAGGTCGAGGCAGATCCAAGATTGTCAAGAGCTCATATGTTTAACTCATTGGAAATAAATACACCCAG TCTTAAACCTAGGAATACTTATCTATCAAGAACTCTTATTGCTCTGCTGACCTATGGAGGTGTTCCCGTGGAGTATTTCTACGATATACTCAATAATACTTTGGAGGAGACACAAAGGTTATACTCAGATGAGGTGACAGCACTAAAAG TTGCGGTAAACCATAGAGATCGTGATGATGCCTCTACTGCCACAAGTATGATAATGGCTGGAGTACCTCTTACTGAACCGTATCTATGGTGTTGTTTATCTTCCCTGGcaaaggaagaaagaaatgggCTCAAGGGAGGAAGACTTCCTATTGCTGATACTTTCTATCTAATGGGGACAGCTGATCCCACTGATACTTTAAATCGCCATGAAGTCTGTGTTATTCT TGAACATGGGCAAATATTTGGAGAGGTATTAATATACAGGAATCCTGGACTTCATTTTGGTGATATCCATAGGCTACTTGCTGTCCCTGTGAAGAACCTCGGAGACATAGTTGGAAATGCTAAATATGGAATATTTTTCTCCACAAAAGGTCCGAGATCAGCGGCCACTGAAATTGCTAATGGTGATTTTGATGGAGATAAATATTGGATCTCTCAAAACCCCCAG CTGTTAAAATATTTCACTGCAAGTAGACCGTGGAGCCGAATCCATTCAACACCAAAGGCATTGCATAGGGAGCCCAACAACTTCTCTGCGGAGGAAAGGGAGCATGAACTCTTTCAGACATTTCTAGAAACTAGGATGCCAAA CTATAGCATGGCTGATGCTTCTGCTAACTGGTATGCACTCATGGATAGACTTCTGATATTGGGGAAAAATAACACCATAGAGAATGAAGAGACAAAGTCAGTGAAAGAAAAGTTGTTCGAGTTGATTGATTTGTATTATGATGCTATAGACGCCCCAAAAAGTGGGAATAAG GTCTACATCCCAAAGAGGTTGAAAGTAGACAAGTTTCCACATTTcttgcaaaagaaagaaagttatCACTCTACCTCTGTCTTAGGAGAAATTTATGACCGAGTTGAGAAATTTAAAGCTGAAGAACCAGTTGCTGTAG AAATTAAGAAACTTCCGGCTTTTGAGGTTGGAATCCCTGAGACATGTTTGAGGTTATGGGAAGAAAGGTACAGAAAGTACAGATTTGAGATGAAGGAAGCACTGAACACCAGCAGTGAATCGAAAAATGACTTAGCTGACCAGGTTATTAAAAAGTACAAACAG CTGTTATATGAAGCACCGGATATGGAGGAGAGCATAAGGAGTACAACGGACATATACAACGATGCACTTGCTATTTATCGCGTGACTTATGATTATGCGAAGGCTATAGGCGATGTTAGAAAGTGTGGTTTTGCATGGAAAGTTGCAGGTACAGCCCTTTGTAGACTTCATGCTGAGCTTCATGCAAAGGAACATAACCAAAAGGTAATGGCTATGTCACCTTCTATATTACATAACTTATTGAACTTAAGGATCCATCAAAGAAGTGTCTAA
- the LOC101257834 gene encoding probable RNA-dependent RNA polymerase 5 isoform X2 produces the protein MAEFYSHNDEEVELPSSVQQMINQICKKERQNSPDDTVRRLLVAIGEERSLYILNEISKCQIKKTLSGFIVFMAKKYYQSETQQFYQKQNHEQPVLSAESFYHSPQIRRNSLSSPNSSCSSVNFSPRNRPIFQDRGPRIPSPPLSPVTTSFQKCHYDPSPSKFRDRASTRGISEQLLALNKLEFRKFFLILNYIGRRKVEDVITLHDVGDILDMIYQPMSHFESYIWNKYGHLCEHNKRVQYLDWDSGRTHLYHCHVHSDRSYTFKGPYLKAERTHLQHSLGDENVLIVKFEQNTPGCPEEIVQNGILVGLRRYRFFVYKDDGKKRRLKDKEEKIDSVKCYFVRMESLNPYENETYILHDKMVHEARCNFMHVHMVSSMAKYMARFSLILSTTVKLQVDLNSVNIDRIEDIYCHDKSGRIIYDEDGKPLIHTDGTGYISEDLARKCPQDFFNVKHKCANLVRYANGVKLGENSSELGEAEFQSGEPPLLMQCRLFYNGLAVKGTLLVNRKLPQRTIQIRPSMIKVEADPRLSRAHMFNSLEINTPSLKPRNTYLSRTLIALLTYGGVPVEYFYDILNNTLEETQRLYSDEVTALKVAVNHRDRDDASTATSMIMAGVPLTEPYLWCCLSSLAKEERNGLKGGRLPIADTFYLMGTADPTDTLNRHEVCVILEHGQIFGEVLIYRNPGLHFGDIHRLLAVPVKNLGDIVGNAKYGIFFSTKGPRSAATEIANGDFDGDKYWISQNPQLLKYFTASRPWSRIHSTPKALHREPNNFSAEEREHELFQTFLETRMPNYSMADASANWYALMDRLLILGKNNTIENEETKSVKEKLFELIDLYYDAIDAPKSGNKVYIPKRLKVDKFPHFLQKKESYHSTSVLGEIYDRVEKFKAEEPVAVEIKKLPAFEVGIPETCLRLWEERYRKYRFEMKEALNTSSESKNDLADQVIKKYKQLLYEAPDMEESIRSTTDIYNDALAIYRVTYDYAKAIGDVRKCGFAWKVAGTALCRLHAELHAKEHNQKVMAMSPSILHNLLNLRIHQRSV, from the exons ATGGCAGAATTTTACTCTCACAACGATGAAGAAGTTGAACTTCCATCTTCAGTACAGCAAATGATCAACCAAATCTGCAAAAAAGAGCGACAAAATTCACCAGATGATACAGTACGAAGACTCCTTGTAGCAATCGGAGAAGAACGTTCGCTTTATATTTTGAACGAAATCTCAAAATGTCAGATCAAAAAAACCCTAAGTGGATTCATTGTTTTCATGGCGAAAAAATACTATCAATCGGAAACTCAACAGTTTTATCAGAAGCAAAATCATGAACAACCAGTTCTTTCTGCTGAAAGTTTTTATCATTCGCCTCAGATTCGAAGAAATTCACTGTCTTCTCCGAATTCCTCTTGTTCTTCTGTCAATTTTTCACCTAGAAATCGGCCGATTTTTCAGGATAGAG GTCCACGAATACCATCACCTCCACTGAGTCCAGTGACAACTAGctttcaaaaatgtcattacGATCCTAGTCCATCTAAATTCAGAGACAGGGCCAGCACACGAGGAATAAGTGAACAGTTGCTGGCACTCAATAAGCTTGAATTCAGGAAATTCTTTTTGATTCTAAACTACATTGGGAG GAGGAAGGTGGAAGATGTAATTACGCTTCATGATGTTGGTGACATTTTGGATATGATATATCAACCTATGTCTCATTTTGAGTCATATATTTGGAATAAATATGGTCATCTTTGTGAACATAATAAACGGGTGCAG TATCTTGATTGGGATTCAGGAAGGACGCATCTTTATCATTGTCATGTCCATTCGGATCGAAGCTATACTTTTAAG GGTCCTTACCTGAAAGCAGAAAGAACCCATCTGCAACATTCATTAGGAGATGAGAATGTATTGATTGTCAAGTTTGAGCAAAACACCCCAGGGTGTCCAGAAGAGATTGTTCAGAATGGAATTCTTGTTGGTTTGAGGCGCTATCGCTTTTTTG TTTATAAGGATGACGGGAAGAAGAGAAGGTTAAAGGACAAAGAGGAAAAGATCGATTCTGTCAAATGCTACTTTGTTCGAATGGAATCTCTTAATCCTTATGAAAATGAAACTTACATTTTGCATGACAAGATGGTTCATGAAGCAAGGTGCAATTTCATGCATGTACACATGGTCTCTAGCATGGCTAAATACATGGCCAG GTTCTCCCTAATTTTATCCACGACAGTAAAGCTTCAAGTTGATCTGAATTCAGTGAATATTGACAGAATTGAAGATATATATTGTCAT GATAAGAGTGGACGAATTATCTATGATGAAGATGGGAAACCACTTATACACACAGATGGGACTGGATATATTTCAGAAGACTTGGCAAGAAAGTGTCCGCAAGATTTTTTCAATGTGAAGCATAAGTGTGCCAACTTAGTG AGATATGCCAATGGTGTCAAACTTGGGGAGAATTCATCTGAGTTGGGAGAGGCAGAATTTCAGAGTGGGGAACCG CCTCTGTTGATGCAGTGCCGTCTATTCTACAATGGTCTTGCTGTAAAGGGAACCCTTCTAGTCAATAGAAAG CTGCCACAGCGCACAATTCAGATTAGGCCCTCAATGATCAAGGTCGAGGCAGATCCAAGATTGTCAAGAGCTCATATGTTTAACTCATTGGAAATAAATACACCCAG TCTTAAACCTAGGAATACTTATCTATCAAGAACTCTTATTGCTCTGCTGACCTATGGAGGTGTTCCCGTGGAGTATTTCTACGATATACTCAATAATACTTTGGAGGAGACACAAAGGTTATACTCAGATGAGGTGACAGCACTAAAAG TTGCGGTAAACCATAGAGATCGTGATGATGCCTCTACTGCCACAAGTATGATAATGGCTGGAGTACCTCTTACTGAACCGTATCTATGGTGTTGTTTATCTTCCCTGGcaaaggaagaaagaaatgggCTCAAGGGAGGAAGACTTCCTATTGCTGATACTTTCTATCTAATGGGGACAGCTGATCCCACTGATACTTTAAATCGCCATGAAGTCTGTGTTATTCT TGAACATGGGCAAATATTTGGAGAGGTATTAATATACAGGAATCCTGGACTTCATTTTGGTGATATCCATAGGCTACTTGCTGTCCCTGTGAAGAACCTCGGAGACATAGTTGGAAATGCTAAATATGGAATATTTTTCTCCACAAAAGGTCCGAGATCAGCGGCCACTGAAATTGCTAATGGTGATTTTGATGGAGATAAATATTGGATCTCTCAAAACCCCCAG CTGTTAAAATATTTCACTGCAAGTAGACCGTGGAGCCGAATCCATTCAACACCAAAGGCATTGCATAGGGAGCCCAACAACTTCTCTGCGGAGGAAAGGGAGCATGAACTCTTTCAGACATTTCTAGAAACTAGGATGCCAAA CTATAGCATGGCTGATGCTTCTGCTAACTGGTATGCACTCATGGATAGACTTCTGATATTGGGGAAAAATAACACCATAGAGAATGAAGAGACAAAGTCAGTGAAAGAAAAGTTGTTCGAGTTGATTGATTTGTATTATGATGCTATAGACGCCCCAAAAAGTGGGAATAAG GTCTACATCCCAAAGAGGTTGAAAGTAGACAAGTTTCCACATTTcttgcaaaagaaagaaagttatCACTCTACCTCTGTCTTAGGAGAAATTTATGACCGAGTTGAGAAATTTAAAGCTGAAGAACCAGTTGCTGTAG AAATTAAGAAACTTCCGGCTTTTGAGGTTGGAATCCCTGAGACATGTTTGAGGTTATGGGAAGAAAGGTACAGAAAGTACAGATTTGAGATGAAGGAAGCACTGAACACCAGCAGTGAATCGAAAAATGACTTAGCTGACCAGGTTATTAAAAAGTACAAACAG CTGTTATATGAAGCACCGGATATGGAGGAGAGCATAAGGAGTACAACGGACATATACAACGATGCACTTGCTATTTATCGCGTGACTTATGATTATGCGAAGGCTATAGGCGATGTTAGAAAGTGTGGTTTTGCATGGAAAGTTGCAGGTACAGCCCTTTGTAGACTTCATGCTGAGCTTCATGCAAAGGAACATAACCAAAAGGTAATGGCTATGTCACCTTCTATATTACATAACTTATTGAACTTAAGGATCCATCAAAGAAGTGTCTAA
- the LOC101257834 gene encoding probable RNA-dependent RNA polymerase 5 isoform X1, translating into MAEFYSHNDEEVELPSSVQQMINQICKKERQNSPDDTVRRLLVAIGEERSLYILNEISKCQIKKTLSGFIVFMAKKYYQSETQQFYQKQNHEQPVLSAESFYHSPQIRRNSLSSPNSSCSSVNFSPRNRPIFQDRDIVGDTSDSPTSGPRIPSPPLSPVTTSFQKCHYDPSPSKFRDRASTRGISEQLLALNKLEFRKFFLILNYIGRRKVEDVITLHDVGDILDMIYQPMSHFESYIWNKYGHLCEHNKRVQYLDWDSGRTHLYHCHVHSDRSYTFKGPYLKAERTHLQHSLGDENVLIVKFEQNTPGCPEEIVQNGILVGLRRYRFFVYKDDGKKRRLKDKEEKIDSVKCYFVRMESLNPYENETYILHDKMVHEARCNFMHVHMVSSMAKYMARFSLILSTTVKLQVDLNSVNIDRIEDIYCHDKSGRIIYDEDGKPLIHTDGTGYISEDLARKCPQDFFNVKHKCANLVRYANGVKLGENSSELGEAEFQSGEPPLLMQCRLFYNGLAVKGTLLVNRKLPQRTIQIRPSMIKVEADPRLSRAHMFNSLEINTPSLKPRNTYLSRTLIALLTYGGVPVEYFYDILNNTLEETQRLYSDEVTALKVAVNHRDRDDASTATSMIMAGVPLTEPYLWCCLSSLAKEERNGLKGGRLPIADTFYLMGTADPTDTLNRHEVCVILEHGQIFGEVLIYRNPGLHFGDIHRLLAVPVKNLGDIVGNAKYGIFFSTKGPRSAATEIANGDFDGDKYWISQNPQLLKYFTASRPWSRIHSTPKALHREPNNFSAEEREHELFQTFLETRMPNYSMADASANWYALMDRLLILGKNNTIENEETKSVKEKLFELIDLYYDAIDAPKSGNKVYIPKRLKVDKFPHFLQKKESYHSTSVLGEIYDRVEKFKAEEPVAVEIKKLPAFEVGIPETCLRLWEERYRKYRFEMKEALNTSSESKNDLADQVIKKYKQLLYEAPDMEESIRSTTDIYNDALAIYRVTYDYAKAIGDVRKCGFAWKVAGTALCRLHAELHAKEHNQKVMAMSPSILHNLLNLRIHQRSV; encoded by the exons ATGGCAGAATTTTACTCTCACAACGATGAAGAAGTTGAACTTCCATCTTCAGTACAGCAAATGATCAACCAAATCTGCAAAAAAGAGCGACAAAATTCACCAGATGATACAGTACGAAGACTCCTTGTAGCAATCGGAGAAGAACGTTCGCTTTATATTTTGAACGAAATCTCAAAATGTCAGATCAAAAAAACCCTAAGTGGATTCATTGTTTTCATGGCGAAAAAATACTATCAATCGGAAACTCAACAGTTTTATCAGAAGCAAAATCATGAACAACCAGTTCTTTCTGCTGAAAGTTTTTATCATTCGCCTCAGATTCGAAGAAATTCACTGTCTTCTCCGAATTCCTCTTGTTCTTCTGTCAATTTTTCACCTAGAAATCGGCCGATTTTTCAGGATAGAG ACATAGTAGGTGATACATCTGATTCTCCTACATCAGGTCCACGAATACCATCACCTCCACTGAGTCCAGTGACAACTAGctttcaaaaatgtcattacGATCCTAGTCCATCTAAATTCAGAGACAGGGCCAGCACACGAGGAATAAGTGAACAGTTGCTGGCACTCAATAAGCTTGAATTCAGGAAATTCTTTTTGATTCTAAACTACATTGGGAG GAGGAAGGTGGAAGATGTAATTACGCTTCATGATGTTGGTGACATTTTGGATATGATATATCAACCTATGTCTCATTTTGAGTCATATATTTGGAATAAATATGGTCATCTTTGTGAACATAATAAACGGGTGCAG TATCTTGATTGGGATTCAGGAAGGACGCATCTTTATCATTGTCATGTCCATTCGGATCGAAGCTATACTTTTAAG GGTCCTTACCTGAAAGCAGAAAGAACCCATCTGCAACATTCATTAGGAGATGAGAATGTATTGATTGTCAAGTTTGAGCAAAACACCCCAGGGTGTCCAGAAGAGATTGTTCAGAATGGAATTCTTGTTGGTTTGAGGCGCTATCGCTTTTTTG TTTATAAGGATGACGGGAAGAAGAGAAGGTTAAAGGACAAAGAGGAAAAGATCGATTCTGTCAAATGCTACTTTGTTCGAATGGAATCTCTTAATCCTTATGAAAATGAAACTTACATTTTGCATGACAAGATGGTTCATGAAGCAAGGTGCAATTTCATGCATGTACACATGGTCTCTAGCATGGCTAAATACATGGCCAG GTTCTCCCTAATTTTATCCACGACAGTAAAGCTTCAAGTTGATCTGAATTCAGTGAATATTGACAGAATTGAAGATATATATTGTCAT GATAAGAGTGGACGAATTATCTATGATGAAGATGGGAAACCACTTATACACACAGATGGGACTGGATATATTTCAGAAGACTTGGCAAGAAAGTGTCCGCAAGATTTTTTCAATGTGAAGCATAAGTGTGCCAACTTAGTG AGATATGCCAATGGTGTCAAACTTGGGGAGAATTCATCTGAGTTGGGAGAGGCAGAATTTCAGAGTGGGGAACCG CCTCTGTTGATGCAGTGCCGTCTATTCTACAATGGTCTTGCTGTAAAGGGAACCCTTCTAGTCAATAGAAAG CTGCCACAGCGCACAATTCAGATTAGGCCCTCAATGATCAAGGTCGAGGCAGATCCAAGATTGTCAAGAGCTCATATGTTTAACTCATTGGAAATAAATACACCCAG TCTTAAACCTAGGAATACTTATCTATCAAGAACTCTTATTGCTCTGCTGACCTATGGAGGTGTTCCCGTGGAGTATTTCTACGATATACTCAATAATACTTTGGAGGAGACACAAAGGTTATACTCAGATGAGGTGACAGCACTAAAAG TTGCGGTAAACCATAGAGATCGTGATGATGCCTCTACTGCCACAAGTATGATAATGGCTGGAGTACCTCTTACTGAACCGTATCTATGGTGTTGTTTATCTTCCCTGGcaaaggaagaaagaaatgggCTCAAGGGAGGAAGACTTCCTATTGCTGATACTTTCTATCTAATGGGGACAGCTGATCCCACTGATACTTTAAATCGCCATGAAGTCTGTGTTATTCT TGAACATGGGCAAATATTTGGAGAGGTATTAATATACAGGAATCCTGGACTTCATTTTGGTGATATCCATAGGCTACTTGCTGTCCCTGTGAAGAACCTCGGAGACATAGTTGGAAATGCTAAATATGGAATATTTTTCTCCACAAAAGGTCCGAGATCAGCGGCCACTGAAATTGCTAATGGTGATTTTGATGGAGATAAATATTGGATCTCTCAAAACCCCCAG CTGTTAAAATATTTCACTGCAAGTAGACCGTGGAGCCGAATCCATTCAACACCAAAGGCATTGCATAGGGAGCCCAACAACTTCTCTGCGGAGGAAAGGGAGCATGAACTCTTTCAGACATTTCTAGAAACTAGGATGCCAAA CTATAGCATGGCTGATGCTTCTGCTAACTGGTATGCACTCATGGATAGACTTCTGATATTGGGGAAAAATAACACCATAGAGAATGAAGAGACAAAGTCAGTGAAAGAAAAGTTGTTCGAGTTGATTGATTTGTATTATGATGCTATAGACGCCCCAAAAAGTGGGAATAAG GTCTACATCCCAAAGAGGTTGAAAGTAGACAAGTTTCCACATTTcttgcaaaagaaagaaagttatCACTCTACCTCTGTCTTAGGAGAAATTTATGACCGAGTTGAGAAATTTAAAGCTGAAGAACCAGTTGCTGTAG AAATTAAGAAACTTCCGGCTTTTGAGGTTGGAATCCCTGAGACATGTTTGAGGTTATGGGAAGAAAGGTACAGAAAGTACAGATTTGAGATGAAGGAAGCACTGAACACCAGCAGTGAATCGAAAAATGACTTAGCTGACCAGGTTATTAAAAAGTACAAACAG CTGTTATATGAAGCACCGGATATGGAGGAGAGCATAAGGAGTACAACGGACATATACAACGATGCACTTGCTATTTATCGCGTGACTTATGATTATGCGAAGGCTATAGGCGATGTTAGAAAGTGTGGTTTTGCATGGAAAGTTGCAGGTACAGCCCTTTGTAGACTTCATGCTGAGCTTCATGCAAAGGAACATAACCAAAAGGTAATGGCTATGTCACCTTCTATATTACATAACTTATTGAACTTAAGGATCCATCAAAGAAGTGTCTAA